In Paraburkholderia flagellata, the sequence AGCTTGTCGAAACTCAGAAACTGAAAGAGGCCGCTTCGCGAGAGCCCCAGAGCTTCCGCCAGTCGCTTCCTGTCCGGAAACTCTCTTTCTGTGCGGCGGATAGACAGGCTGATTTCATAGTCTGACAAATCGTCGCGACTGACGTTTTCGACCATTGCCAGAACCGCCATGTCAGAATCCGAGCAATCGGCGACGACTGCCTTGATCGTGTCGAGACCCAGAACCTTGTGCGCACGCCAACGTCGTTCACCTGCAACGATCTGATAGCCCGACTCGACACGGCGAACTACGATCGGCTGCACCTGGCCGACCTCGCGGATCGATTCTGCCAATTCGCTCAGCTTCGCTTCGTTGAATATTCGCCGAGGCTGCCATGGATTGGGCGCGATGTTAGCAACAGGCAATGCCGACGTCACGCCTGCCGCCTCGAGTTCCTGAACGCGAAGTTGCGCAACAGCAAGTGCGCCTGCGAGCCCAGGCGCGGTCTGCGTACGCTCCGAGCGCTTCACCTCGTCTTCCTGGATCGCCGACGTCTTTCGAATACCGGCCGTCTTCGCCAGCAGTTGTTCACGCATGTTGCTCATTGCGCAGTCCTCCATTTTTCTTCATAAATTTCGTCCAACCAACGGCAATAGTCGATGAGGGGCTGCCGTACCCGCTGCAGCGCCTTGGCTGCGCTATGTGAACTGCTGATATCGAATACCGTGGAAAAGGCTAGTGCTCCGGTGCTCATGACCGAACTGGCAGGCACTTCAATCGCATGGAGCCAGTTTTCATAAGCGCTCTCTGCCCACGCTCGCACGATAGGGGCAGACGAAGTCCGACCATAGTCCACCCTCGACAGCAGCAGCGAGATGAAGTCGTACTTCTTGCCTTGTTCGTACTTGATGAAACTCTTCGATACGTCCGAGAATAGCCGCCAGAATGACAGCGAGCTGATGAAATCGAGGTTCTCCGGCACCATCGGCATTACGAGCGCGTCAGCTGCAAGCAATGCGTTCAG encodes:
- a CDS encoding ParB/RepB/Spo0J family partition protein codes for the protein MSNMREQLLAKTAGIRKTSAIQEDEVKRSERTQTAPGLAGALAVAQLRVQELEAAGVTSALPVANIAPNPWQPRRIFNEAKLSELAESIREVGQVQPIVVRRVESGYQIVAGERRWRAHKVLGLDTIKAVVADCSDSDMAVLAMVENVSRDDLSDYEISLSIRRTEREFPDRKRLAEALGLSRSGLFQFLSFDKLPTFILKDLEIQPRLLGANAAEAIVSAIRKFGEAGLAAAREVWPDVVSGELEQGKVAAAIKLLATRGTTSTTANERSIDKFFAGKEHAGSITKDVNGFAVKFKPGVITETLEAQIRALISQSFNQHPK